In a single window of the Elaeis guineensis isolate ETL-2024a chromosome 4, EG11, whole genome shotgun sequence genome:
- the LOC140857219 gene encoding PGR5-like protein 1B, chloroplastic, whose translation MSNEEFDNLKEELMWEGSSVVMLSPDEQKLLEASMAYAAGKSIMTDAEFDELKARLRKEGSSIVQEGPRCSLRSRKVYSDLSVDYLKMFLLNVPAAVIALTLFFFLDDLTGFEITYLLELPEPFSFIFTWFAALPLIFWLSQLLTNAIVKDFLILKGPCPNCGTENNSFFGTILTIPSSSTTNTVKCSNCGTTLIYDSTARLITLPEPTEA comes from the exons ATGTCTAATGAGGAATTTGATAATCTTAAGGAAGAACTAATGTGGGAAGGAAGCAGCGTTGTCATGCTAA GTCCAGATGAACAAAAGCTTTTGGAAGCGTCAATGGCTTATGCAGCTGGGAAATCCATTATGACAGATGCTGAATTTGATGAATTGAAGGCGAGATTAAGG AAAGAAGGAAGCAGCATTGTGCAAGAAGGCCCACGATGCAGTCTTCGTAGCCGAAAG GTCTACAGTGACTTGAGTGTTGACTACCTCAAGATGTTCTTATTAAATGTGCCAGCAGCTGTTATTGCTCTGACATT GTTTTTCTTTCTAGATGATCTGACAGGCTTTGAAATTACTTATCTTTTGGAG TTGCCAGAGCCCTTCAGTTTCATTTTCACATGGTTTGCGGCTTTGCCTCTTATATTTTGGTTATCCCAGTTACTCACCAATGCCATTGtgaaagattttttgatcttaaag GGTCCCTGTCCAAACTGTGGCACAGAAAACAATTCCTTCTTTGGAACTATACTGACCATACCTAGTAGCAGTACTACAAATACTGTCAAATGCTCAAA TTGTGGCACTACATTGATATATGATTCAACAGCACGCTTAATTACACTTCCTGAACCAACTGAAGCATAA